The sequence GGGATTTTAGCAAAAGATCAGGATGAATTAAAAATGATAAGATTAATTGTAAATGATAATTCTCCTGTTATCAACAAAAAACTTAATGAAATTAATTTACCTTTAGAATCAGTCCTGGTGACTATTTTAAGAGGTGATAAACCAATTGTACCTAGAGGGAATACAAAAATATTATCTGGAGATTTAATTGTAACTTTAACAAAACCAGAATTTGAAGAAGAATTAGTAGATATGTTTAGTCCCAGTCAAAAGAAAGAAAAAGCAAATTAGTAAGAATAAAGTAGTGAGGAAGGCAGGTATCTATGATTGGAACAATAGTAAACACAGCAGCGATTATAGCAGGAGGATTTTTAGGAAATTTTTTGAAGGGAAAATTTTCTTCAAGGATACAGGAAACTGTTATGCAGGGAATAAGTCTGGCTGTAATGTTAATTGGATTAAAAATGGCCTTTAGTCTTGATAAAAACAATGGCACTATATTGATAATTTTCAGCCTGGTTATAGGTGGAATTATTGGTGAGGTAATTAATATAGAAAAAAAATTAAATAATGTAGGAGATTGGTTACGGGAAAAAGTTGGGGATGATGAATTTTTTGTCCAGGGTTTTGTCCAGACAAGCCTTATTTATTGTGTTGGAGCAATGGCTATTATGGGAGCAATTCAAGATGGATTAAATAGTGATCCATCCCTTCTTTATACTAAATCTCTTTTAGATGGAACTTCTTCAATAGCTTTTGCAGCTACATATGGAATAGGGGTGGTTTTTTCTGCTATCCCAGTTTTTATTTATCAGGGTTCTATAACTCTTTTAGCTTCTTATGCCCAACAAATTCTCAATGATTCAATGATAATGGGAATGACAGCTACCGGAGGATTGTTGATTTTTGCGATTGGATTAAATATAATAAAAGTAGCGAAAATAAAAGTGGGAAATTTATTACCATCATTATTAGTTGCAATTATTCTTTTTGGTATTTTTTAAAAGAAAAAACAAAACCTTAAATATGGGGAATAGCCCTACAAATAAGGAGTAGAGGAGAAAGGGGTAAAATATGATTGGTTTTATAAGAAATATTCTGGGATTTTTGCTCGAAAAAGTGAATATACATATAAGTCCTAAATCTCCAGGAAAAAGTGTGAAAAATTTTAAATTAAGAAAAATATATCCAATCATTTCAGTAGTTTTAGTAGTTATTACAATTTTTAGTTTAGGATTTTTATTTAATAGTTATCACAGTAAATATCAATTAGCTAAAAACAAATTAGAGGAATTAGAAGGAGTTTATAAAGAAAAAAAAGAATTAGAAAAAGAATTATTAACTTTAAGTAGAGAAACTGAAAAGTTAAAACAAAGTTTAAATGAATTA is a genomic window of Halanaerobiales bacterium containing:
- a CDS encoding DUF554 domain-containing protein, translating into MIGTIVNTAAIIAGGFLGNFLKGKFSSRIQETVMQGISLAVMLIGLKMAFSLDKNNGTILIIFSLVIGGIIGEVINIEKKLNNVGDWLREKVGDDEFFVQGFVQTSLIYCVGAMAIMGAIQDGLNSDPSLLYTKSLLDGTSSIAFAATYGIGVVFSAIPVFIYQGSITLLASYAQQILNDSMIMGMTATGGLLIFAIGLNIIKVAKIKVGNLLPSLLVAIILFGIF
- a CDS encoding TrkA C-terminal domain-containing protein, yielding GILAKDQDELKMIRLIVNDNSPVINKKLNEINLPLESVLVTILRGDKPIVPRGNTKILSGDLIVTLTKPEFEEELVDMFSPSQKKEKAN